One Phoenix dactylifera cultivar Barhee BC4 unplaced genomic scaffold, palm_55x_up_171113_PBpolish2nd_filt_p 000298F, whole genome shotgun sequence DNA window includes the following coding sequences:
- the LOC103720465 gene encoding cytochrome P450 94A1-like: MELSFILLPSIILLSFLYSASLFFKRDALLKPTKSTVLKGYPIIGNLPLFIKNGRRTLDWVAELIPTSPTGTVTVVPFVFTANPSNVEHLARTNFNNYPKADDLLAALHDFFGRGILNANGEDWRFQRKAASFEFNTKSLRAFVLDKVRHETVHGLIPLLKRAGRSGEVLDLQDVLERFAFDNICSLVFGEDPKCLSGESEEGEKFYHAFHEASELSVQRAMQPFSLIWKLGKWLDVGSEKRLRKSLEIVRGFVERYVTSRREQSRGGGDFLSRFAADGAHSDEFIRDILISFVLAGRDTTPTALTWFFWVLSSKPEVVEKIREEIKSIRSRHKNHDSEVLTLDELREMGYLHAAVSESLRLYPSVPLLARESKGEDELPDGTHVGKGWTVMYSPYAMGRAEGIWGKDCGEFRPERWMEDGVFQPTSPFRYTVFHAGPRMCLGKDMAYIQMKAVVASILEGFELEVVEKRGKYQLSMTMRMEGGLPVRVKERSI, from the coding sequence ATGGAGCTCTCCTTTATTCTCCTCCCCTCCATAattctcctctccttcctttactccgcctctctcttcttcaaacGAGACGCCCTCTTAAAGCCCACCAAATCCACGGTCCTCAAAGGCTACCCAATCATAGGAAACCTCCCCCTTTTCATCAAGAACGGGAGACGTACTCTCGACTGGGTGGCGGAGCTCATCCCCACGTCCCCCACCGGCACCGTCACCGTCGTCCCCTTCGTCTTCACCGCCAACCCCTCCAACGTCGAACACCTGGCACGCACCAACTTCAACAACTACCCCAAGGCCGACGACCTCCTGGCCGCCCTCCACGACTTCTTCGGCCGCGGCATCCTGAACGCCAACGGCGAAGACTGGCGCTTCCAGCGCAAGGCCGCCAGCTTCGAGTTCAACACCAAGTCCCTCCGCGCCTTCGTCCTCGATAAAGTCCGCCACGAGACCGTCCACGGGCTGATCCCTCTGCTGAAGAGAGCCGGCCGGAGCGGCGAGGTGTTGGACCTCCAGGACGTGCTCGAGCGCTTCGCGTTCGATAACATCTGTAGCCTGGTGTTCGGCGAGGACCCCAAATGCCTCTCTGGGGAGAGCGAGGAGGGGGAGAAATTCTACCATGCGTTTCACGAAGCCTCGGAGCTCAGCGTCCAGAGGGCGATGCAGCCCTTCTCCCTGATATGGAAGCTCGGCAAGTGGCTCGACGTCGGGTCGGAGAAGCGGCTGAGGAAATCGCTAGAGATCGTTCGCGGGTTTGTCGAGAGATACGTGACATCGAGAAGGGAACAGAGTAGAGGCGGCGGCGACTTCTTGTCTCGGTTCGCGGCGGACGGAGCCCACTCGGACGAGTTTATCCGGGATATCCTCATAAGCTTCGTGCTCGCGGGGCGGGATACCACGCCCACGGCCCTCACCTGGTTCTTCTGGGTCCTTTCTTCGAAGCCAGAAGTCGTGGAGAAGATACGTGAGGAGATCAAATCCATCCGATCGCGGCATAAGAATCATGATAGCGAGGTGCTGACGCTGGACGAGCTGAGGGAGATGGGATATCTCCATGCGGCGGTGTCGGAGTCGCTGAGATTGTATCCGTCGGTTCCGCTGCTGGCGAGGGAGAGCAAGGGCGAGGACGAGCTGCCGGACGGAACGCATGTGGGGAAGGGGTGGACGGTGATGTACAGCCCGTACGCGATGGGGAGGGCGGAGGGGATATGGGGGAAGGACTGCGGGGAGTTCCGGCCGGAGCGGTGGATGGAGGATGGGGTATTCCAGCCGACGAGCCCGTTCCGGTACACGGTATTCCACGCGGGGCCGAGGATGTGTCTGGGCAAGGATATGGCGTATATCCAGATGAAGGCGGTGGTGGCGAGTATTTTGGAAGGTTTTGAGCTGGAGGTAGTGGAGAAGAGAGGGAAATACCAGCTTTCCATGACGATGAGGATGGAGGGAGGGCTGCCTGTGAGGGTCAAGGAGAGGAGTATTTGA
- the LOC108511762 gene encoding cytochrome P450 94A1-like yields the protein MELPSLLLPSILLFSFLCSALLLFFKQDPPQKPTKSTVLKGYPIIGNLPLLVKNGRRIVYWVAELIPASATGTVTVDSFVFTANPSNVEHVTRTNFHNYPKGDSILATFHDFLGRGILNANGEDWLVQRKAASFDFNTKSLRAFVHDKVRRQTADMLMPLLRRASRSGEVLDLQDVLERFAFANICKLVLGEDLKCLSRESEEGEEFYHAFLETSVLSVARTLMPFSLMWKLGKWLDFGRERRLRKSREIVLQFVEKCVKSRRGQSGGGRGSDFLSRLVADGSHSDEFIRDILISFVIAGGDTTPSALTWFFWVLSSKPEVAEKIREEIKLVKSRHKDYDSEVLTLDGLREMVYLHAAVSESMRLHPPAPLISRECRDEDELPDGTRVGKGWTVMYSAYAMGRAEAIWGKDCGEFRPERWMEDGVFQPASPFRYSVFHAGPRMCLGKDMAYIQIKAVAASILEGFDVEVMEERGKLQLSTTMRMEGGLPVRVRERKA from the coding sequence ATGGAGCTCCCCTCTCTTCTCCTGCCCtccatcctcctcttctccttcctctgctccgcccttcttctcttcttcaaaCAAGACCCACCCCAAAAGCCCACCAAATCCACGGTCCTCAAGGGCTACCCCATCATCGGAAACCTCCCCCTTCTCGTCAAGAACGGCCGGCGTATCGTCTACTGGGTGGCGGAGCTCATCCCCGCCTCCGCCACCGGCACCGTCACCGTCGATTCCTTCGTCTTCACCGCCAACCCCTCCAACGTCGAACACGTGACCCGGACCAACTTTCACAACTATCCCAAGGGCGACAGCATCTTGGCCACCTTCCACGACTTCCTCGGCCGCGGCATCCTGAACGCCAACGGCGAAGACTGGCTCGTCCAGCGCAAGGCAGCCAGCTTCGATTTCAACACCAAGTCCCTCCGTGCCTTCGTCCACGACAAAGTCCGCCGCCAGACCGCCGACATGCTGATGCCTTTGCTCAGGAGAGCCAGCCGAAGCGGCGAGGTGCTGGACCTCCAGGACGTGCTCGAGCGCTTCGCCTTCGCTAACATCTGTAAGCTGGTGTTGGGCGAGGACCTCAAATGCCTCTCCAGAGAGAGCGAGGAGGGGGAGGAATTCTACCACGCGTTCCTGGAGACCTCGGTGCTCAGCGTCGCGAGGACGCTGATGCCATTCTCGCTGATGTGGAAGCTCGGCAAGTGGCTCGACTTCGGACGGGAGAGGCGCCTGAGGAAGTCAAGGGAAATCGTTCTCCAATTCGTCGAAAAATGTGTGAAGTCTAGAAGAGGGCAGAGTGGAGGCGGCCGGGGAAGCGACTTCCTGTCTCGATTAGTGGCGGATGGATCCCACTCGGACGAGTTCATCCGGGATATCCTGATAAGCTTCGTGATCGCCGGAGGGGACACCACGCCCTCGGCGCTCACCTGGTTCTTCTGGGTCCTTTCTTCGAAGCCCGAAGTGGCGGAGAAGATAAGAGAGGAGATCAAATTAGTCAAATCGCGGCATAAGGATTACGACAGCGAGGTGCTGACGCTGGACGGACTGAGGGAGATGGTATATCTCCACGCGGCGGTGTCGGAGTCGATGAGGCTCCACCCGCCGGCGCCGCTGATATCGAGGGAGTGCCGGGACGAGGACGAGCTGCCGGACGGGACGCGTGTGGGGAAGGGGTGGACGGTGATGTACAGCGCGTACGCGATGGGGAGGGCGGAGGCGATATGGGGGAAGGACTGCGGGGAGTTCCGGCCGGAGCGGTGGATGGAGGATGGGGTGTTCCAGCCGGCGAGCCCGTTCCGGTATTCGGTGTTCCATGCGGGGCCGAGGATGTGTCTGGGGAAGGATATGGCGTACATTCAGATAAAGGCGGTGGCGGCGAGTATCTTGGAGGGGTTTGATGTGGAGGTGATGGAGGAGAGGGGGAAGCTCCAGCTTTCGACGACGATGAGGATGGAGGGCGGTCTGCCTGTCAGGGTTAGGGAGAGGAAAGCGTGA
- the LOC103720476 gene encoding cytochrome P450 94A1-like produces MELCSVFLPTILLLLLSVLYSAILFFKRSAPPKATESLVLKSYPVIGNLPHFIKNGRRLLEWTTDLIASSPTGTVTVAPIVFTANPTNVEHVARTNFQNYPKGGEILSTFHDFLGRGIFNSNGEEWLLQRKAASFEFNTKSLRAFVLDKVRHETVDRLIPLLKRAGRSGEVLDLQDVLERFAFDNICSLVFGEDPKCLALESEDGERFYHAFHEATELSIERAKQPFSLIWKLSKWLDLESERRLRESMETVHGLVEKYVRSRRKLSREGGGSDFLSRFAADGAHSDEFIRDILISFVLAGRDTTPTALTWFFWILSSKPEVVEKIREEIRVIRSQRRNYDSEVLTLDELREMGYLHAALSESMRIYPPVPLRPCESRREDELPDGTRVRKGWTVMYSTYAMGRAEGIWGQDCGEFRPERWMEDGVFQPASPFRYTVFHAGPRMCLGKDMAYIQMKAVAASILEGFEVEVVENRGKHHLSMTMRMEGGLPVRIKERNIS; encoded by the coding sequence ATGGAGCTCTGCTCTGTCTTCCTTCCtaccatcctcctcctcctcctctctgttCTCTACTCCGCCATTCTCTTCTTCAAACGAAGTGCGCCGCCAAAAGCAACAGAGTCCTTAGTGCTCAAGAGTTACCCGGTAATAGGAAACCTCCCTCACTTCATCAAGAACGGGCGTCGCTTGCTGGAATGGACCACGGACCTCATCGCCAGCTCCCCCACCGGCACCGTCACCGTCGCGCCCATCGTCTTCACCGCCAACCCCACGAACGTCGAGCATGTCGCCCGGACCAACTTCCAGAACTACCCCAAGGGCGGCGAGATTCTGTCCACCTTCCACGATTTCCTCGGCCGCGGCATCTTCAACTCCAACGGCGAGGAGTGGCTCCTCCAGCGTAAGGCTGCTAGTTTCGAGTTCAATACCAAGTCTCTCCGCGCCTTCGTCCTCGACAAAGTCCGCCACGAGACCGTCGACAGGCTGATCCCTCTGCTGAAGAGAGCCGGCCGGAGCGGCGAGGTGTTGGACCTCCAGGACGTGCTCGAGCGCTTCGCGTTTGATAATATCTGTAGCCTGGTGTTCGGGGAGGACCCCAAATGCCTCGCCTTGGAGAGCGAGGACGGCGAGCGGTTCTACCACGCGTTCCATGAGGCCACGGAGCTCTCTATTGAGAGGGCGAAGCAGCCCTTCTCGCTGATTTGGAAGCTTAGCAAGTGGCTCGATCTCGAATCAGAGAGAAGGTTAAGGGAATCCATGGAGACAGTCCACGGACTGGTAGAAAAGTACGTTCGGTCGAGGAGGAAGCTAAGCAGAGAAGGCGGCGGCAGTGATTTCTTGTCCCGATTCGCGGCGGACGGAGCCCACTCGGACGAGTTTATCCGGGATATCCTCATAAGCTTCGTGCTCGCGGGGCGGGATACCACGCCCACGGCTCTCACCTGGTTCTTCTGGATCCTTTCTTCGAAGCCAGAAGTTGTAGAGAAGATAAGAGAGGAGATTAGAGTAATCCGATCGCAGCGCAGGAATTACGATAGCGAGGTGCTAACGCTCGACGAGCTAAGGGAGATGGGATATCTCCACGCGGCGTTGTCGGAGTCGATGCGGATCTACCCGCCGGTGCCGCTGCGACCGTGCGAGAGCCGCCGGGAGGACGAGCTGCCGGACGGGACGCGGGTGCGAAAGGGGTGGACGGTGATGTACAGCACGTACGCGATGGGGAGGGCGGAGGGGATATGGGGGCAGGATTGCGGGGAGTTCCGGCCGGAGCGGTGGATGGAGGACGGGGTATTCCAGCCGGCGAGCCCGTTCCGGTACACGGTGTTCCACGCGGGGCCGAGGATGTGCTTGGGGAAGGACATGGCGTATATCCAGATGAAGGCCGTGGCTGCGAGTATTTTGGAAGGATTTGAGGTGGAGGTGGTGGAGAACAGGGGGAAGCACCATCTCTCGATGACGATGAGGATGGAAGGTGGCTTGCCCGTGAGGATCAAGGAGAGGAACATCTCCTAA